The sequence CAAGGATTTTTCCAAACAATTGTTTACGGGATTGTTCGCCCCTCTGTATTTCTGTGAAAATTCGCCCATCCTTCAGAAACAGAACCCTCCTGGAATAGCTGGCAGTAAAAGCATCATGAGTAACTATAAGGATAGTTGCATTAAGCTCTTGATTCATGGTTTGAATAGTGGTAAGAAGCATTTGTGCGGAATGGCTGTCCAGGGCTCCAGTCGGCTCGTCAGCCAAAATCAGTTTGGGATTATTGATCATTGCCCTGGCACAGGCACATCGTTGCTTTTGTCCGCCGGAAACCTGATAGGGAAACTTATTCAGAATGGAGAGAATGTCAAGCTTTTCGGCCATTTCCTCCACACGCCGGTCTATATCATTCTCAGGTACTTTATTGATAGTCAAAGCCATGGCAATGTTTTCACCTATAGTCAGGGTATCCAGAAGGTTAAAATCCTGAAAAACAAAGCCCAAATTTTCCCTGCGGAAACGAGCCAAGTTCTTTTCCTTGATTTCCGTAATATCGGTATTATCCAAAAAAATATGGCCGGCACTGACCGTATCAATAGTGGAAATACAGTTTAAAAGTGTTGTTTTCCCGGAACCGGAAGCTCCCATAATGGCAATAAACTCACCGTTGCTAACTTCAAAGCTGATATCGTCAATAGCTTTGGTGATATTTCCCTTGTTCCCATAATATTTTTCAATATGTTCGATCCTTAAAATTTGTTCCATTTATTTCACCTCATATTCATTTTAAGGAATAGAGAAATTAAAGTGTATCGACTTTTCTTA is a genomic window of Acidilutibacter cellobiosedens containing:
- a CDS encoding ABC transporter ATP-binding protein yields the protein MEQILRIEHIEKYYGNKGNITKAIDDISFEVSNGEFIAIMGASGSGKTTLLNCISTIDTVSAGHIFLDNTDITEIKEKNLARFRRENLGFVFQDFNLLDTLTIGENIAMALTINKVPENDIDRRVEEMAEKLDILSILNKFPYQVSGGQKQRCACARAMINNPKLILADEPTGALDSHSAQMLLTTIQTMNQELNATILIVTHDAFTASYSRRVLFLKDGRIFTEIQRGEQSRKQLFGKILDVMTLLGGDLSDVR